Below is a genomic region from Listeria swaminathanii.
CGTTATCTAAAAGTGTTTTTTTGATGATAGGTTCAATAATTTCCCATTTACCACCAGCTAATCCACACCCAATTCTAGGCATATGAATACTCGCTTGTTGTTCTTTCGCAATTTCACATAATTTTTCTAAGCAGCTTTCCACCGCTTCGTACCGAATAGGCGCACCTTTTGACCCTGTTTTAATTCCTTTCTGCCCAATCATGTTGCAAATACTTATATAATCAGTCACTGGAACTAGTTGAACTTCCCCAAGCTCAAAATTATTCTTATCTTTATACCATTTTCTATAAGCTTTCTCCGGCTCTTTCCACTT
It encodes:
- a CDS encoding macro domain-containing protein; the encoded protein is MTQITYLKGDATNPMAKGNKIIAHICNDVGGWGKGFVLAISRKWKEPEKAYRKWYKDKNNFELGEVQLVPVTDYISICNMIGQKGIKTGSKGAPIRYEAVESCLEKLCEIAKEQQASIHMPRIGCGLAGGKWEIIEPIIKKTLLDNGIEVYVYDFD